In Candidatus Cloacimonas sp., the genomic stretch TATAGGTCTTCAATTCCCGGCATTTTGTTTTTCGCTTAGTTCCAGCCAACGCGTAAGTAGTTTCTGGTGTTTATTTTCCAGCTCCTGAAGGGAGACACTGATTTGGGTATAATCGTTAGGAGTTAGTGACTTGGCAAAGTCGTTCAGTTTGTTATCCAGTTCCTGAAGTTGGTTTTCGGCGGTTTCAATCTCTTTTTCTATCAATGCCATTTCCCGTTGTTCATTATAGCTCAATCCTTTGGCAATGCGTTTGGGACGCGTAATTAGCGGTTCCTTCTTTTCTGCTGTTTCTTCCTGTTCATAGTGTTGCACCAATAAATAATCGGAATAGTTACCGGCAAATTTACGCAATTTACCATTTTGGAAAATAAAGAGATAGTCCACTGTTCTGTCCAAAAAAAAGCGATCGTGCGAAACAATTAACAAACAACCCTTAAAAGCATCCAGGTAGTCCTCCAAAATTTCCAGAGTGCGAATATCCAGGTCATTGGTGGGCTCATCCATAATAATAAAATTGGCTCCAAACATTAACGCTTTCAATAAATAGAGCCGTTTTCTTTCGCCTCCGGAAAGAGCGCTCAATTTCATTTGTTGCATTTTGCCGTCAAAAAGAAAGCGCTTAAGCATTTCTGTGGCAGTAACTTTGTTTCCGTCAGCGGTTTTAATTACTTCCGCAAATTGGGCTATATAATCATAGACAGTAAGATTGGGATCAAAACTATCCTCATCTTGTTTATAATAAGCAAAATGGGTATTTACACCTGATTTCACAGTTCCGCAATCGGGCTTTTCTTCTCCGATAATTATTTTCAGCAAAGTTGTTTTGCCACAGCCATTGGGACCGATAACGCCAATTCTTTCCATATTTTGAAAGTTATGCTCAATACCTGTAAAAAGGGCTTTCCCAGAGTAGGATTTACTCAGATTATGCAATTCCAGAATCGTTTTCCCTAAGCGATCAATTTGAAAAGAGATATCCAAATCCTGGTGAGAGATGAGATAACTTTTGCTAAGCAGTTCTTTTACCCGGTCAATATGGTCTTTGGGCTTACTGGTTCTTGCCTTTGCTCCCCTATTCAGCCAATCAAGTTCTTTTTTTAATTGTGCCTGACGCCTGATTTCTTTACGCTGACTATCGGTTGCCCGAATAAGCTTGCCTTTAATATAGGCACTGTAATTACCTTCATAAGCATATAATCTTGTTCTTTCAATTTCAATGATTTTGGTGGCAACCGCATCCAGAAAATAGCGATCGTGGGTAACGAAAATAACTGCTATTGAGGTATTAACCAAATAGTTCTGCAGCCATTCAATGGTCTCCAAATCCAGATGATTGGTGGGCTCATCTAAAAGCAATAAATCCGGTTCGGCTGCTAAAACTCTTGCTAAATCAGCTTTTCTGCGTTGCCCGCCGGAAAGTTCTCCCATTTTTTCGTGGTAATTGTTTATTCCTAAACGGCTGAGAATGGATTTATAATGATACTCGTCCTTAATTTCACCTTGCAGAGGATATGTATGTTGTAAAACAGAAACCGCGGGATGATATTGCGGGTCTTGTTCTAACAGACATACTTTTAAGTTCTTACGCCTGGTAACGGTTCCTGTTGCCGGCTTTATCAAACCGCTGATAATACGCAGTAATGATGTTTTGCCACTTCCGTTGATACCTACAATGCCTATTTTTTCGGAAGTATGAATGCCCAAAGAGAGATCCTGGAGAATAATTCTCTCTCCATAAAGGCAGGATACATTTTCCAGAGTTAGCAGGACTTCGTTCATAATCTATTTTTCCCGCAAATCACGATGTTGGTTTCCCGCGGATTACGCGGATATTTTCGCAGATTTCGCAAATTCTTTTTATTACTTTAACATAAACATATATAATTAGTTGCATCCCTGCCTTGAATTTATACAAGGCATTCACCCCTTCACCCACTCACCCCTTCACCTGTTAACCTGTTAACCCGTTAACCCACTCACCCCTTCACCCGTTAACCCGTTAACCTGTTCACCCGTTAACCCGTTAACCCTTCTGGCGTCCCTGAGGCGATTCGAACGCCTGACCTTCACCTTCGGAGGGTGCCACTCTATCCAGCTGAGCTACAGGGACGCAATTTTTATAGTTCCTAATTTTTACAAAGGGATATTCTGTCAATCAAGAAGTCCCAAGAACTGAAGTTATAAGGAAGAAAAGGTAGCTGGAGGATGCTGTTCCGCTTTATTTTTATGCGGAGCTTCAGCGAGCTCCGGTACAAAATTCACCCCTTCACCCGTTAACCCACTCACCCCCTTCACCCGTTAACCCGTTAACCTGTTCACCCGTTAACCCACTCACCCCTTCACCCGTTAACCTGTTAACCCGTTAACCCGTTAACCTGTTCACCAACGCCTGCGGTGCTTCGGCAAATTCCGTCTTCACTCTTTATTCAGTTTATCCACTGCCTCGGAAAGAGGTAAAACCTCCAGTCCTAAATGGTTTATATAGTTTAGAACTTCTTCAAATTCCGCTACCGGACAATTGGTTCCAGAAAGATTATCCGGTTCTTCTATAGAATGAAAACCCAGAATAATGAGGTCTTCTCCATTAGCTATCCCTCTGCGGATGCGTTCTTTATAGATATCAGCCGTCCAGGAACTTTGATAAGCCAGATAACCCAGCCCTTGAACATTAAGAGGAATATGCATTGCGTAATCATTACTACCTCGTAAGTAAGTATAATATTCCGTTAAAACAGGATAATATTCCAGGGGGCATTTTCCTCTCGGCATAGCAAAAGAACGGGGATTAAAACCCCAATTATTCAGACGCCAGTAATCCTGACTGATAGTATATTCTGCTTCTTCGTAAGTTAATTCAGCCAGATTTTCGTGACGAAGAGAGTGACCTCCAATTTCCCAGTTATAATTCTTATGCAATTCCCGAATTTGAGCTAAACTCATATTTTTAGGTCCATAAAGATATTGGGAATTTACATAACAGGTTCCTCTATATCCATATTCCTGCATCAAAGGAAAAGCATAAGTATAAACTCCGCTTTTTTGATCATCAAAAGTAAGACAAATTACAGGAGTATTCCTTTCCACGGGAGTAAAGAAATTACAGGAACCAAGCAACATAGAAAGCAAAATCACAATAAATAACGGCTTTTTCATAATCCCAATTCCAGATTTGCCTGAATTCCCAAATTATGTTTCGCTTTCCGAAATTTACTTCCTTCTATATAATATAATAATCCGATTCGTTGGTTTTGGCAAAAATGCCAGTCCCAGGACAAACCAATTCTCTGAAAAGTGCTTTTATCATAATAATCAAGATAGTAAAAAGGATTTAGGGAACAAACGCTTATTTTACGGCTTAAAGCTATTCTATATTGTTGATAACTCATTAAAGTCGGTTCCAATTCCAGATATTCAGCACTGCCAAATAATGCGGTTAAATTATCTATTTGATAGTTACCTGCTACAAGGGCATAAGTAGTTGTATGATTTTCAGTTACATCATAATTGGGAAGAAAGCTTAAAGCCAGCTGCCCTTCTAAAACAAGGTCTCCTTTTTGAATTTGGGTGTTTAGGTAACTGATAGAAACAGGCGTCTGCCAATGGTTATCCTGTGCTCTAATTTCTTCTGCAGCTTTAAAATAACCAAAAGGATACTGCCGTTGAAAAGTAACCATTCCAATTGCCTGATTATGATTATCACCCCCGACATCAATTGCAATCAGGTTTTCGGCAAAGCCAAATCCCAAACGAACTCTATTCAAACGCGTTGCCTGATAACGGTATTGATCCTGATCAGCAGAAACAGGAGAAAAAGAATATAGTTTATTGGGTAATCCATAACCCCAGGGAATAGAGCCGACTGTAATTTGCCGGTTTTCTTTAGCCCAGGAAAGGTCAAAGCGATATAATTCTACATAATTCTCTATAAAATTGGCTCTGCTGCGTAGTTCCATTGTGGCAAAAAGGTCTTTATAAGCCAGGGAATCAATACCAAATCCTATTTGATAAAATTCGTTCCAGTGTATTTCCTTTCCTGTTTGGTTAGGACAATAGGCACCGGTATTGAGGGATTTCCAACTCAGGAATAAAGGAACTTCCAAACCGTTCATAAAAGCACACCAGGCAAACAGCAAAAAGAAAAGCAGGAATTTAATGCTCTTGTTAGCCATAATATTTCACTGTAACGGAAAGTAATATCCGTTCAAATATATAGGTAGGTTGTTGCTTTTCATTGTGCTGCTCTTTTTTTTATCATATCTCTTTTGTAAA encodes the following:
- a CDS encoding polysaccharide deacetylase family protein, with product MKKPLFIVILLSMLLGSCNFFTPVERNTPVICLTFDDQKSGVYTYAFPLMQEYGYRGTCYVNSQYLYGPKNMSLAQIRELHKNYNWEIGGHSLRHENLAELTYEEAEYTISQDYWRLNNWGFNPRSFAMPRGKCPLEYYPVLTEYYTYLRGSNDYAMHIPLNVQGLGYLAYQSSWTADIYKERIRRGIANGEDLIILGFHSIEEPDNLSGTNCPVAEFEEVLNYINHLGLEVLPLSEAVDKLNKE
- a CDS encoding ABC-F family ATP-binding cassette domain-containing protein codes for the protein MNEVLLTLENVSCLYGERIILQDLSLGIHTSEKIGIVGINGSGKTSLLRIISGLIKPATGTVTRRKNLKVCLLEQDPQYHPAVSVLQHTYPLQGEIKDEYHYKSILSRLGINNYHEKMGELSGGQRRKADLARVLAAEPDLLLLDEPTNHLDLETIEWLQNYLVNTSIAVIFVTHDRYFLDAVATKIIEIERTRLYAYEGNYSAYIKGKLIRATDSQRKEIRRQAQLKKELDWLNRGAKARTSKPKDHIDRVKELLSKSYLISHQDLDISFQIDRLGKTILELHNLSKSYSGKALFTGIEHNFQNMERIGVIGPNGCGKTTLLKIIIGEEKPDCGTVKSGVNTHFAYYKQDEDSFDPNLTVYDYIAQFAEVIKTADGNKVTATEMLKRFLFDGKMQQMKLSALSGGERKRLYLLKALMFGANFIIMDEPTNDLDIRTLEILEDYLDAFKGCLLIVSHDRFFLDRTVDYLFIFQNGKLRKFAGNYSDYLLVQHYEQEETAEKKEPLITRPKRIAKGLSYNEQREMALIEKEIETAENQLQELDNKLNDFAKSLTPNDYTQISVSLQELENKHQKLLTRWLELSEKQNAGN